One Canis aureus isolate CA01 chromosome 35, VMU_Caureus_v.1.0, whole genome shotgun sequence genomic region harbors:
- the CD200 gene encoding OX-2 membrane glycoprotein isoform X6 has product MKGVTSASSTLLVLGRSREQPASPSLPTVFLHYNFFEDQLNITCFANARPAPVISWKVAGSGIENSTEVLLHPNGTTSVTSVLHVKDPKRQVGKEVVCQVLHLGTVTSLRQTVDKGFWFSVPLLLSIVSLVILLVLISILLYWKRRRNQDRDFIYLFMRNTERGRERQRHRQREKQAPCREPHVGLDPGSPGSHPGLKAALNH; this is encoded by the exons ATGAAGGGTGTTACAAGTGCCTCTTCAACACTTTTGGTTCTGGGAAGATCTCGGGAACAGCCTGCCTCACCCTCTCTG CCCACAGTGTTTCTTCACTACAACTTCTTCGAAGATCAGCTAAATATCACGTGCTTTGCCAATGCCCGCCCAGCACCTGTGATCTCCTGGAAGGTCGCTGGGTCAGGGATTGAAAACAGTACTGAGGTTCTCTTGCACCCCAATGGGACCACATCAGTCACAAGCGTCCTCCACGTCAAAGATCCCAAGAGACAAGTGGGGAAGGAAGTGGTTTGCCAGGTTCTGCACCTGGGGACAGTGACCAGCCTCAGGCAGACTGTGGATAAAG gtttttggttttctgttccGCTGTTGTTAAGTATTGTTTCCCTGGTAATTCTTCTGGTCTTAATCTCAATCTTATTATACTGGAAACGTCGTCGGAACCAGGACAGAG attttatttatttattcatgagaaacacagagagagggagagagaggcagagacacaggcagagggagaagcaggctccatgcagggagccccacgtgggactcgaccctgggtctccaggatcacaccctgggctgaaggcggcgctaaaccactga
- the CD200 gene encoding OX-2 membrane glycoprotein isoform X1, with translation MRLRAMGSGFAPRNSGEEAWIGAVTCQGASRQVFRRLFCQLSTCGLIWLLARVMLCRAQVVTQDEKRLLNTPASLRCSLQNPEEVLIVTWQKVKPVSLENMVTFSKNHGVVVQPAYRDKINVTQLELKNSTITFWNTTLEDEGCYKCLFNTFGSGKISGTACLTLSVQPTVFLHYNFFEDQLNITCFANARPAPVISWKVAGSGIENSTEVLLHPNGTTSVTSVLHVKDPKRQVGKEVVCQVLHLGTVTSLRQTVDKGFWFSVPLLLSIVSLVILLVLISILLYWKRRRNQDRDFIYLFMRNTERGRERQRHRQREKQAPCREPHVGLDPGSPGSHPGLKAALNH, from the exons ATGCGACTACGCGCCATGGGATCAGGATTTGCTCCTAGAAACTCAGGGGAAGAGGCATGGATAGGAGCAGTTACCTGCCAGGGGGCCAGCCGCCAG GTGTTCAGGAGGCTCTTCTGTCAACTGTCTACCTGTGGACTGATTTGGCTCTTGGCAAGAGTGATGCTATGCAGGGCGCAAG TGGTGACCCAAGACGAAAAAAGGCTGCTGAATACACCCGCTTCCTTAAGATGCTCTCTGCAAAATCCCGAGGAAGTCTTGATAGTGACATGGCAAAAAGTCAAGCCTGTGAGCCTGGAAAACATGGTCACCTTCAGCAAGAACCATGGGGTCGTGGTCCAGCCTGCCTACAGGGACAAGATAAATGTCACCCAGCTGGAGCTCAAGAACTCAACCATTACCTTCTGGAATACCACCCTGGAGGATGAAGGGTGTTACAAGTGCCTCTTCAACACTTTTGGTTCTGGGAAGATCTCGGGAACAGCCTGCCTCACCCTCTCTG tACAGCCCACAGTGTTTCTTCACTACAACTTCTTCGAAGATCAGCTAAATATCACGTGCTTTGCCAATGCCCGCCCAGCACCTGTGATCTCCTGGAAGGTCGCTGGGTCAGGGATTGAAAACAGTACTGAGGTTCTCTTGCACCCCAATGGGACCACATCAGTCACAAGCGTCCTCCACGTCAAAGATCCCAAGAGACAAGTGGGGAAGGAAGTGGTTTGCCAGGTTCTGCACCTGGGGACAGTGACCAGCCTCAGGCAGACTGTGGATAAAG gtttttggttttctgttccGCTGTTGTTAAGTATTGTTTCCCTGGTAATTCTTCTGGTCTTAATCTCAATCTTATTATACTGGAAACGTCGTCGGAACCAGGACAGAG attttatttatttattcatgagaaacacagagagagggagagagaggcagagacacaggcagagggagaagcaggctccatgcagggagccccacgtgggactcgaccctgggtctccaggatcacaccctgggctgaaggcggcgctaaaccactga
- the CD200 gene encoding OX-2 membrane glycoprotein isoform X2 produces MDRSSYLPGGQPPVVTQDEKRLLNTPASLRCSLQNPEEVLIVTWQKVKPVSLENMVTFSKNHGVVVQPAYRDKINVTQLELKNSTITFWNTTLEDEGCYKCLFNTFGSGKISGTACLTLSVQPTVFLHYNFFEDQLNITCFANARPAPVISWKVAGSGIENSTEVLLHPNGTTSVTSVLHVKDPKRQVGKEVVCQVLHLGTVTSLRQTVDKGFWFSVPLLLSIVSLVILLVLISILLYWKRRRNQDRDFIYLFMRNTERGRERQRHRQREKQAPCREPHVGLDPGSPGSHPGLKAALNH; encoded by the exons ATGGATAGGAGCAGTTACCTGCCAGGGGGCCAGCCGCCAG TGGTGACCCAAGACGAAAAAAGGCTGCTGAATACACCCGCTTCCTTAAGATGCTCTCTGCAAAATCCCGAGGAAGTCTTGATAGTGACATGGCAAAAAGTCAAGCCTGTGAGCCTGGAAAACATGGTCACCTTCAGCAAGAACCATGGGGTCGTGGTCCAGCCTGCCTACAGGGACAAGATAAATGTCACCCAGCTGGAGCTCAAGAACTCAACCATTACCTTCTGGAATACCACCCTGGAGGATGAAGGGTGTTACAAGTGCCTCTTCAACACTTTTGGTTCTGGGAAGATCTCGGGAACAGCCTGCCTCACCCTCTCTG tACAGCCCACAGTGTTTCTTCACTACAACTTCTTCGAAGATCAGCTAAATATCACGTGCTTTGCCAATGCCCGCCCAGCACCTGTGATCTCCTGGAAGGTCGCTGGGTCAGGGATTGAAAACAGTACTGAGGTTCTCTTGCACCCCAATGGGACCACATCAGTCACAAGCGTCCTCCACGTCAAAGATCCCAAGAGACAAGTGGGGAAGGAAGTGGTTTGCCAGGTTCTGCACCTGGGGACAGTGACCAGCCTCAGGCAGACTGTGGATAAAG gtttttggttttctgttccGCTGTTGTTAAGTATTGTTTCCCTGGTAATTCTTCTGGTCTTAATCTCAATCTTATTATACTGGAAACGTCGTCGGAACCAGGACAGAG attttatttatttattcatgagaaacacagagagagggagagagaggcagagacacaggcagagggagaagcaggctccatgcagggagccccacgtgggactcgaccctgggtctccaggatcacaccctgggctgaaggcggcgctaaaccactga
- the CD200 gene encoding OX-2 membrane glycoprotein isoform X5, with the protein MVTFSKNHGVVVQPAYRDKINVTQLELKNSTITFWNTTLEDEGCYKCLFNTFGSGKISGTACLTLSVQPTVFLHYNFFEDQLNITCFANARPAPVISWKVAGSGIENSTEVLLHPNGTTSVTSVLHVKDPKRQVGKEVVCQVLHLGTVTSLRQTVDKGFWFSVPLLLSIVSLVILLVLISILLYWKRRRNQDRDFIYLFMRNTERGRERQRHRQREKQAPCREPHVGLDPGSPGSHPGLKAALNH; encoded by the exons ATGGTCACCTTCAGCAAGAACCATGGGGTCGTGGTCCAGCCTGCCTACAGGGACAAGATAAATGTCACCCAGCTGGAGCTCAAGAACTCAACCATTACCTTCTGGAATACCACCCTGGAGGATGAAGGGTGTTACAAGTGCCTCTTCAACACTTTTGGTTCTGGGAAGATCTCGGGAACAGCCTGCCTCACCCTCTCTG tACAGCCCACAGTGTTTCTTCACTACAACTTCTTCGAAGATCAGCTAAATATCACGTGCTTTGCCAATGCCCGCCCAGCACCTGTGATCTCCTGGAAGGTCGCTGGGTCAGGGATTGAAAACAGTACTGAGGTTCTCTTGCACCCCAATGGGACCACATCAGTCACAAGCGTCCTCCACGTCAAAGATCCCAAGAGACAAGTGGGGAAGGAAGTGGTTTGCCAGGTTCTGCACCTGGGGACAGTGACCAGCCTCAGGCAGACTGTGGATAAAG gtttttggttttctgttccGCTGTTGTTAAGTATTGTTTCCCTGGTAATTCTTCTGGTCTTAATCTCAATCTTATTATACTGGAAACGTCGTCGGAACCAGGACAGAG attttatttatttattcatgagaaacacagagagagggagagagaggcagagacacaggcagagggagaagcaggctccatgcagggagccccacgtgggactcgaccctgggtctccaggatcacaccctgggctgaaggcggcgctaaaccactga
- the CD200 gene encoding OX-2 membrane glycoprotein isoform X3 has protein sequence MRLRAMGSGFAPRNSGEEAWIGAVTCQGASRQVFRRLFCQLSTCGLIWLLARVMLCRAQVVTQDEKRLLNTPASLRCSLQNPEEVLIVTWQKVKPVSLENMVTFSKNHGVVVQPAYRDKINVTQLELKNSTITFWNTTLEDEGCYKCLFNTFGSGKISGTACLTLSVQPTVFLHYNFFEDQLNITCFANARPAPVISWKVAGSGIENSTEVLLHPNGTTSVTSVLHVKDPKRQVGKEVVCQVLHLGTVTSLRQTVDKGFWFSVPLLLSIVSLVILLVLISILLYWKRRRNQDRGSKT, from the exons ATGCGACTACGCGCCATGGGATCAGGATTTGCTCCTAGAAACTCAGGGGAAGAGGCATGGATAGGAGCAGTTACCTGCCAGGGGGCCAGCCGCCAG GTGTTCAGGAGGCTCTTCTGTCAACTGTCTACCTGTGGACTGATTTGGCTCTTGGCAAGAGTGATGCTATGCAGGGCGCAAG TGGTGACCCAAGACGAAAAAAGGCTGCTGAATACACCCGCTTCCTTAAGATGCTCTCTGCAAAATCCCGAGGAAGTCTTGATAGTGACATGGCAAAAAGTCAAGCCTGTGAGCCTGGAAAACATGGTCACCTTCAGCAAGAACCATGGGGTCGTGGTCCAGCCTGCCTACAGGGACAAGATAAATGTCACCCAGCTGGAGCTCAAGAACTCAACCATTACCTTCTGGAATACCACCCTGGAGGATGAAGGGTGTTACAAGTGCCTCTTCAACACTTTTGGTTCTGGGAAGATCTCGGGAACAGCCTGCCTCACCCTCTCTG tACAGCCCACAGTGTTTCTTCACTACAACTTCTTCGAAGATCAGCTAAATATCACGTGCTTTGCCAATGCCCGCCCAGCACCTGTGATCTCCTGGAAGGTCGCTGGGTCAGGGATTGAAAACAGTACTGAGGTTCTCTTGCACCCCAATGGGACCACATCAGTCACAAGCGTCCTCCACGTCAAAGATCCCAAGAGACAAGTGGGGAAGGAAGTGGTTTGCCAGGTTCTGCACCTGGGGACAGTGACCAGCCTCAGGCAGACTGTGGATAAAG gtttttggttttctgttccGCTGTTGTTAAGTATTGTTTCCCTGGTAATTCTTCTGGTCTTAATCTCAATCTTATTATACTGGAAACGTCGTCGGAACCAGGACAGAG GTTCCAAAACCTAA
- the CD200 gene encoding OX-2 membrane glycoprotein isoform X4, which translates to MRLRAMGSGFAPRNSGEEAWIGAVTCQGASRQVFRRLFCQLSTCGLIWLLARVMLCRAQVVTQDEKRLLNTPASLRCSLQNPEEVLIVTWQKVKPVSLENMVTFSKNHGVVVQPAYRDKINVTQLELKNSTITFWNTTLEDEGCYKCLFNTFGSGKISGTACLTLSVQPTVFLHYNFFEDQLNITCFANARPAPVISWKVAGSGIENSTEVLLHPNGTTSVTSVLHVKDPKRQVGKEVVCQVLHLGTVTSLRQTVDKGFWFSVPLLLSIVSLVILLVLISILLYWKRRRNQDREP; encoded by the exons ATGCGACTACGCGCCATGGGATCAGGATTTGCTCCTAGAAACTCAGGGGAAGAGGCATGGATAGGAGCAGTTACCTGCCAGGGGGCCAGCCGCCAG GTGTTCAGGAGGCTCTTCTGTCAACTGTCTACCTGTGGACTGATTTGGCTCTTGGCAAGAGTGATGCTATGCAGGGCGCAAG TGGTGACCCAAGACGAAAAAAGGCTGCTGAATACACCCGCTTCCTTAAGATGCTCTCTGCAAAATCCCGAGGAAGTCTTGATAGTGACATGGCAAAAAGTCAAGCCTGTGAGCCTGGAAAACATGGTCACCTTCAGCAAGAACCATGGGGTCGTGGTCCAGCCTGCCTACAGGGACAAGATAAATGTCACCCAGCTGGAGCTCAAGAACTCAACCATTACCTTCTGGAATACCACCCTGGAGGATGAAGGGTGTTACAAGTGCCTCTTCAACACTTTTGGTTCTGGGAAGATCTCGGGAACAGCCTGCCTCACCCTCTCTG tACAGCCCACAGTGTTTCTTCACTACAACTTCTTCGAAGATCAGCTAAATATCACGTGCTTTGCCAATGCCCGCCCAGCACCTGTGATCTCCTGGAAGGTCGCTGGGTCAGGGATTGAAAACAGTACTGAGGTTCTCTTGCACCCCAATGGGACCACATCAGTCACAAGCGTCCTCCACGTCAAAGATCCCAAGAGACAAGTGGGGAAGGAAGTGGTTTGCCAGGTTCTGCACCTGGGGACAGTGACCAGCCTCAGGCAGACTGTGGATAAAG gtttttggttttctgttccGCTGTTGTTAAGTATTGTTTCCCTGGTAATTCTTCTGGTCTTAATCTCAATCTTATTATACTGGAAACGTCGTCGGAACCAGGACAGAG AGCCCTAG